Proteins from one Mastacembelus armatus chromosome 16, fMasArm1.2, whole genome shotgun sequence genomic window:
- the zbtb32 gene encoding zinc finger and BTB domain-containing protein 16 has product MIRINNTQYFHFLQQADILRRSGSLCDAIISVKSQTFRAHRLVLACASRRLAQQLAQGDTDSPVHCTLEYFSPRTFQQVLDFTYTQALEVSIDDLHLLLRAAQLLEMQPLEDQCRKQLDTLECRARKEDKRREMRDVKEEKERAEETHQESKQSQEKKRQVTSSPVVEARNSTVMPLSPPDPTKKHNSQPSPRKKSRLSPMPETPDNRDSVISRPATNTSFSPPWPFSNTWNSVNTLRRIAENYSNLIAGNPLQSPNQSPMVYPFSRSPTHMFPILAPHFQNPVHSSVVGYSGFYPRYTQSLYTGSAGMGTIFKQGLLKRKKPSQRSLRGTVQNGEPSYPEIPKSTTERVKNCQKCNTKPLGDPALQESASAQTGDNCAGCQFCGGEDMVQHDAQAHQQDHRGEKPYQCQHCPKKFSLKHQLDTHHRVHTGEKPFECRLCGQRSRDYSAMIKHLRTHGGAAPYQCTVCLEFCSSLVAMQRHVKSHAVQDFPPDWSINSTYLYTSHI; this is encoded by the exons ATGATCCGAATCAACAACACCCAATACTTCCACTTCCTGCAGCAGGCGGACATCTTACGTCGCTCAGGGTCACTCTGTGATGCCATCATCTCTGTAAAGAGTCAAACGTTTAGGGCTCACCGGCTAGTGCTGGCCTGTGCCAGCAGAAGGCTTGCACAGCAGCTAGCTCAGGGAGACACAGACAGTCCAGTTCACTGCACTCTGGAGTATTTCTCTCCTCGCACCTTTCAGCAGGTGCTGGACTTCACCTACACTCAGGCTCTTGAAGTGTCCATAGACGACCTGCACCTGCTGTTGAGAGCTGCTCAGCTGTTGGAGATGCAGCCACTGGAGGACCAGTGCCGTAAGCAGCTGGATACCCTCGAATGCAGAGCCAGGAAAGAggacaaaagaagagaaatgagagatgtcaaagaagaaaaagaacgTGCAGAGGAAACACATCAAGAGAGTAAACAAAGTCAAGAGAAGAAGCGCCAAGTGACTTCGTCACCAGTGGTGGAAGCGAGGAATAGCACTGTCATGCCATTGTCACCTCCCGACCCCACAAAGAAGCACAACAGCCAGCCGTCCCCGAGAAAGAAGTCCCGACTGTCCCCGATGCCAGAAACCCCCGACAACAGAGACAGCGTTATAAGCAGGCCTGCCACTAacacctccttctctcctccctggCCCTTCTCAAACACCTGGAACTCTGTGAACACCCTGAGACGGATAGCAGAAAACTATTCAAACTTAATTGCAGGGAACCCTCTTCAATCCCCAAATCAGTCCCCTATGGTTTACCCATTCTCCCGATCACCGACCCACATGTTCCCCATACTGGCCCCCCATTTTCAAAACCCAGTTCACAGCTCGGTAGTGGGCTACTCAGGCTTTTACCCACGTTATACACAAAGCCTTTACACCGGATCTGCAGGGATGGGGACCATATTCAAGCAAGGCCtgttaaagagaaagaaacccAGTCAGAGATCACTTAGGGGGACTGTTCAAAATGGTGAGCCCAG TTACCCAGAAATACCCAAATCCACCACGGAGAGAGTCAAAAACTGCCAAAAATGTAATACAAAGCCACTCGGTGATCCAGCGCTGCAGGAGTCAGCCTCCGCGCAAACAG GTGACAACTGTGCAGGGTGTCAGTTCTGCGGTGGAGAAGACATGGTGCAGCATGACGCACAAGCCCATCAGCAAgaccacagaggagaaaaacCCTATCAGTGCCAGCACTGCCCCAAGAAGTTTAGTCTGAAACATCAGCTGGACACACACCACCGAGTTCACACCG GAGAGAAACCCTTTGAGTGCCGTCTTTGTGGTCAGCGCTCACGGGACTACTCAGCCATGATCAAGCACCTGCGGACTCACGGTGGGGCCGCACCCTACCAGTGCACGGTCTGCCTGGAGTTCTGCAGCAGCCTGGTCGCCATGCAGAGACACGTGAAGAGCCACGCAGTGCAGGACTTCCCTCCTGACTGGAGCATCAACAGCACCTACCTGTACACCTCCCACATCTGA
- the aplp1 gene encoding amyloid-like protein 1 isoform X1 encodes MGHIAFPILMAVLSYFVWGSEALSMAEVNGPGPEVAEPQIAMFCGRQLLHMNLQTGQWEADPQGRQGCFKDPNEILSYCQEMYPALPISHIEESKRPVTIPAWCKKGWGHCQTHPFIVLPYRCLEGEYVSEALLVPDRCRFLHQEQMDACESYVYWHNIAKEECTADNLELHSYGMLLPCGDHFRGVEYVCCPGRGSSSGKGEAEEKDVSAGAQTFTSQTSGKLSSVTKVTAPTPSPSPDTDVDEADMEEEDDELVEEEEEEEEDDEADEEEAEEEEEVEATAVKDPEEYDYPIDSGPYQTSNYLDSFYYEKNHKPTTLAPLMKGDSLTTPRPTDGVDVYFEKPVDDTEHANFLRAKTDLEDRRMKRINEIMKEWAEADNQSKNLPKSERQALNEHFQSVLQTLEEQVAGERQRLVETHLARVEAILNNNRRLALENYLTAVQSEPPQPERVLQALKRYMAAEQKDRRHTLRHYQHIVAVDPQKAEQMKFQVYTHLHVIEERMNQSLALLYKDPTLVEELHNDIQELVKAERGDISELMTTSFSETRTTEELLPAESEEEKDDEEEEERAFQNRPYPPRIEPQPNKKASAVDEYDYTTSERGPTYEYEEKINISGELKQVVNKSPEIARAELQPDALETFNRGAMVGLLVVAVAIAMVMVISLLLVRRKPYGTISHGIVEQVDPMLTPEERQLNKMQNHGYENPTYKFFEQMN; translated from the exons GCTCTGTCCATGGCTGAGGTGAACGGGCCAGGCCCCGAGGTGGCGGAGCCACAGATTGCCATGTTCTGTGGCCGTCAGCTCCTGCACATGAACCTACAGACTGGCCAGTGGGAGGCAGATCCTCAGGGGCGGCAGGGCTGCTTCAAGGATCCCAATGAAATCCTGTCCTACTGCCAGGAG ATGTATCCAGCACTTCCCATCTCCCATATTGAGGAGTCAAAAAGACCTGTCACCATTCCCGCCTGGTGTAAGAAAGGTTGGGGACACTGCCAGACACACCCCTTCATAGTCCTGCCCTACCGCTGTCTAG AGGGAGAATATGTCAGCGAAGCCCTGCTGGTGCCCGACCGATGCCGTTTCCTGCACCAGGAGCAGATGGATGCTTGTGAGAGTTACGTGTACTGGCACAACATTGCTAAAGAG GAATGCACAGCAGACAACCTGGAGCTCCACAGCTACGGGATGCTGCTGCCATGTGGAGACCACTTCCGGGGTGTCGAGTATGTGTGCTGCCCAGGCCGGGGAAGCTCTAGTGGAAAAGGGGAGGCGGAGGAGAAAGATGTCTCTGCTGGCGCTCAGACATTCACCTCCCAGACTAGTGGCAAACTCAGCTCTGT CACCAAAGTGACGGCCCCCACCCCCAGCCCCTCGCCTGACACAGATGTTGACGAGGCAGAtatggaagaggaggatgatgaactggttgaagaagaggaggaagaagaagaggatgatgaagctgatgaggaggaagcagaagaggaggaggaagtggaggcaACAGCTGTCAAAGATCCAGAGGAGTATGACTATCCCATTGACTCAGGTCCCTACCAGACGTCTAACTATCTAGACTCCTTCTACTACGAGAAAAACCACAAGCCCACGACCTTGGCACCTCTGATGAAAGGAGACAGCT TGACTACACCTCGCCCCACAGATGGCGTTGACGTTTACTTTGAGAAGCCGGTGGATGACACGGAGCATGCCAACTTCCTGCGTGCCAAAACAGACCTGGAGGACCGCAGAATGAAGCGGATCAATGAG ATCATGAAGGAATGGGCAGAGGCAGACAACCAGTCAAAGAATCTGCCAAAATCAGAGCGACAGGCCCTGAATGAA CACTTCCAGTCTGTGCTGCAGACACTGGAGGAGCAGGTCGCTGGCGAGAGGCAGAGACTGGTGGAGACTCATCTTGCCAGAGTTGAGGCGATTCTTAACAACAACCGCCGCCTGGCCCTAGAGAACTACCTGACAGCGGTTCAGTCTGAGCCCCCTCAG CCCGAGCGTGTGCTGCAGGCGCTGAAGCGTTACATGGCTGCAGAGCAGAAGGACCGCAGGCACACACTCAGGCATTACCAGCATATTGTGGCTGTCGACCCCCAGAAGGCTGAGCAGATGAAATTCcag GTGTACACACATCTCCATGTGATCGAGGAAAGGATGAACCAGAGTCTCGCACTGCTCTACAAGGATCCTACTTTGGTTGAGGAGCTGCACAACGATATCC AGGAGCTGGTCAAGGCGGAACGAGGAGACATCAGTGAGCTCATGACCACCTCTTTCTCTGAGACACGGACCACAGAGGAGCTCCTCCCTGCCGAGAGCGAGGAGGAGAAGGATGacgaagaggaagaggaaagagcCTTCCAGAACAGGCCTTATCCTCCCCGCATCG AGCCACAGCCTAATAAGAAAG CATCTGCAGTTGATGAATATGATTATACCACATCTGAGAGAGGCCCTACCTATGAATACGAGGAAAAG ATCAACATCTCTGGTGAGCTCAAGCAGGTAGTCAACAAGTCTCCTGAGATTGCAAGAGCTGAACTG CAACCTGATGCCTTGGAGACGTTTAACCGTGGCGCCATGGTCGGGTTGCTGGTGGTGGCAGTGGCGATTGCCATGGTGATGGTAATCAGCCTTCTGCTGGTGCGCAGGAAGCCATATGGCACCATCAGTCACGGCATCGTAGAG CAGGTCGACCCCATGCTGACACCAGAGGAACGACAGcttaacaaaatgcaaaaccatGGCTACGAAAACCCCACCTACAAATTCTTTGAGCAGATGAACTGA
- the aplp1 gene encoding amyloid-like protein 1 isoform X2, with protein MGHIAFPILMAVLSYFVWGSEALSMAEVNGPGPEVAEPQIAMFCGRQLLHMNLQTGQWEADPQGRQGCFKDPNEILSYCQEMYPALPISHIEESKRPVTIPAWCKKGWGHCQTHPFIVLPYRCLEGEYVSEALLVPDRCRFLHQEQMDACESYVYWHNIAKEECTADNLELHSYGMLLPCGDHFRGVEYVCCPGRGSSSGKGEAEEKDVSAGAQTFTSQTSGKLSSVTKVTAPTPSPSPDTDVDEADMEEEDDELVEEEEEEEEDDEADEEEAEEEEEVEATAVKDPEEYDYPIDSGPYQTSNYLDSFYYEKNHKPTTLAPLMKGDSLTTPRPTDGVDVYFEKPVDDTEHANFLRAKTDLEDRRMKRINEIMKEWAEADNQSKNLPKSERQALNEHFQSVLQTLEEQVAGERQRLVETHLARVEAILNNNRRLALENYLTAVQSEPPQPERVLQALKRYMAAEQKDRRHTLRHYQHIVAVDPQKAEQMKFQVYTHLHVIEERMNQSLALLYKDPTLVEELHNDIQELVKAERGDISELMTTSFSETRTTEELLPAESEEEKDDEEEEERAFQNRPYPPRIEPQPNKKASAVDEYDYTTSERGPTYEYEEKINISGELKQVVNKSPEIARAELQPDALETFNRGAMVGLLVVAVAIAMVMVISLLLVRRKPYGTISHGIVEVDPMLTPEERQLNKMQNHGYENPTYKFFEQMN; from the exons GCTCTGTCCATGGCTGAGGTGAACGGGCCAGGCCCCGAGGTGGCGGAGCCACAGATTGCCATGTTCTGTGGCCGTCAGCTCCTGCACATGAACCTACAGACTGGCCAGTGGGAGGCAGATCCTCAGGGGCGGCAGGGCTGCTTCAAGGATCCCAATGAAATCCTGTCCTACTGCCAGGAG ATGTATCCAGCACTTCCCATCTCCCATATTGAGGAGTCAAAAAGACCTGTCACCATTCCCGCCTGGTGTAAGAAAGGTTGGGGACACTGCCAGACACACCCCTTCATAGTCCTGCCCTACCGCTGTCTAG AGGGAGAATATGTCAGCGAAGCCCTGCTGGTGCCCGACCGATGCCGTTTCCTGCACCAGGAGCAGATGGATGCTTGTGAGAGTTACGTGTACTGGCACAACATTGCTAAAGAG GAATGCACAGCAGACAACCTGGAGCTCCACAGCTACGGGATGCTGCTGCCATGTGGAGACCACTTCCGGGGTGTCGAGTATGTGTGCTGCCCAGGCCGGGGAAGCTCTAGTGGAAAAGGGGAGGCGGAGGAGAAAGATGTCTCTGCTGGCGCTCAGACATTCACCTCCCAGACTAGTGGCAAACTCAGCTCTGT CACCAAAGTGACGGCCCCCACCCCCAGCCCCTCGCCTGACACAGATGTTGACGAGGCAGAtatggaagaggaggatgatgaactggttgaagaagaggaggaagaagaagaggatgatgaagctgatgaggaggaagcagaagaggaggaggaagtggaggcaACAGCTGTCAAAGATCCAGAGGAGTATGACTATCCCATTGACTCAGGTCCCTACCAGACGTCTAACTATCTAGACTCCTTCTACTACGAGAAAAACCACAAGCCCACGACCTTGGCACCTCTGATGAAAGGAGACAGCT TGACTACACCTCGCCCCACAGATGGCGTTGACGTTTACTTTGAGAAGCCGGTGGATGACACGGAGCATGCCAACTTCCTGCGTGCCAAAACAGACCTGGAGGACCGCAGAATGAAGCGGATCAATGAG ATCATGAAGGAATGGGCAGAGGCAGACAACCAGTCAAAGAATCTGCCAAAATCAGAGCGACAGGCCCTGAATGAA CACTTCCAGTCTGTGCTGCAGACACTGGAGGAGCAGGTCGCTGGCGAGAGGCAGAGACTGGTGGAGACTCATCTTGCCAGAGTTGAGGCGATTCTTAACAACAACCGCCGCCTGGCCCTAGAGAACTACCTGACAGCGGTTCAGTCTGAGCCCCCTCAG CCCGAGCGTGTGCTGCAGGCGCTGAAGCGTTACATGGCTGCAGAGCAGAAGGACCGCAGGCACACACTCAGGCATTACCAGCATATTGTGGCTGTCGACCCCCAGAAGGCTGAGCAGATGAAATTCcag GTGTACACACATCTCCATGTGATCGAGGAAAGGATGAACCAGAGTCTCGCACTGCTCTACAAGGATCCTACTTTGGTTGAGGAGCTGCACAACGATATCC AGGAGCTGGTCAAGGCGGAACGAGGAGACATCAGTGAGCTCATGACCACCTCTTTCTCTGAGACACGGACCACAGAGGAGCTCCTCCCTGCCGAGAGCGAGGAGGAGAAGGATGacgaagaggaagaggaaagagcCTTCCAGAACAGGCCTTATCCTCCCCGCATCG AGCCACAGCCTAATAAGAAAG CATCTGCAGTTGATGAATATGATTATACCACATCTGAGAGAGGCCCTACCTATGAATACGAGGAAAAG ATCAACATCTCTGGTGAGCTCAAGCAGGTAGTCAACAAGTCTCCTGAGATTGCAAGAGCTGAACTG CAACCTGATGCCTTGGAGACGTTTAACCGTGGCGCCATGGTCGGGTTGCTGGTGGTGGCAGTGGCGATTGCCATGGTGATGGTAATCAGCCTTCTGCTGGTGCGCAGGAAGCCATATGGCACCATCAGTCACGGCATCGTAGAG GTCGACCCCATGCTGACACCAGAGGAACGACAGcttaacaaaatgcaaaaccatGGCTACGAAAACCCCACCTACAAATTCTTTGAGCAGATGAACTGA